Sequence from the Fusobacterium periodonticum 1_1_41FAA genome:
AAGTGTTCAGACTTGCGCATAATAAATTTATGTGATACAATATATATGCTTGGTGAGTATAGCTATGGGGGTACACCTAGTTACATTCCGAACCTAGAAGTTAAGCCCATATACGCTGATGGTACTTGGCTGGAAGCGGCCTGGGAGAGTATGGATTTGCCAAGCAATTGTTGCTTCCTTAGCTCAGTCGGTAGAGCATGCGGCTGTTAACCGCAGCGTCAATGGTTCGAGTCCATTAGGAAGCGCCATTTTATGAATTCAACACACTGTAAGGTGTGTTTTTTTAATTTTTAAAAGCTTCAAGAGTATTGGTATTTTTATCTTCAATGAAGTCAAAATTTTCTTTTAGTTTTCTTAACATTTCATTTTTTATACTTTCTTTTATTTCAGATTTATTTAAAAATTTTCCAGTGGCACTAATCTCTTTCATTATTTCATCAATAATAGAATTGATATTATTAAAAATAATTGTACTTTCTGGTTTATTTAAAATTTTTTGAATAAAATATGCCTTCAATTCATTTTTAATTTCACTTCTTAAATCTCCAAAGGGTTTAGAAATTTTAACTTTTAATGCACTTAGTTCTTTGCTTAAACTTGAAATTTCTTTTTCTAGTTTTTCAATTTCATTTTCAGTAGTCTCTTTTCTTTTAAGAATATTCCATATTTTTGAAAAATTTCTCGAACTTTGACTAATTTTTTCTTTTCTTAAAGCAATTAAAGTTGCAATTTGTTCTTCTAACTTTTCAATTTCATTTTCTATTTTCTTTTCTTTCATATATAGCATCTCCTTTTAAATAATATTTGTAAATATATTATATAAAAAAAACAACGACAAAAAATGTCGTTGTCAAAAATTATTTTCTTCTATATTTATTTTTACCTGAAACAGTTCCTACTCTCATTACCAATTTAGTTAAATCAGCATTATTTCTTAATAGATTAAAGAAAGTTTGATAATTGGAATAAGATACGCAATTTTGTACTGTAGATAGATCTTCTAAAAAGAACTCCATTCCTTTTGAGTATTCTCTTTCAATTTGAGCTAATACTAGAGCTATTTGAGCCCTTGGATTTAATGTTGCCATGATAAAACCTCCCCTTATTTATTTTTTATATTGATAATATACTTAGTTTAATTATCCTCAATAATCTTAATAGCATCTCCCTGACTTAATATCCATCTGTCAATACCATTTCCAAAGACTTCAGCTTTAATTTCATAGATATTCTTATCGATTTCTTTGGCCTTAGCAGTAGGAATTTTATCGAGTAATGCTTCTATTGAACTTCCTCTATAAATAAATTTTAATTTTCTTAGTTTACCACCTGTCATAAACTGCACTTGCTTTCTAAATAGCCCTTCTTGGAATCTATTCTTATACAGAGTAGGAACATATTTTTCTTTTAAAACTTCGAAATCTTCTATTCTATCAAGTCTATAGATAGTAGGATATTCATCATCCTTATTACAAAAATATTTCTCTTTATCTATATTTTCAATATGAGCTAAAAGATAGAAGTAATATTCAGAAAACATAAGTCCAACAGGATCTATTACTCTTCTAACTGTATTTCCATCCATTTTTTTATATGCTATCTCTACTTTCTTTTTATCTTTTATCGCTTCTCCTAAGTCCCAGATACAATTAATAAAAGATTTTTTATGTTGTAACTCAATATAATGAAACTTCTCATTTTTTAATAGTTCTTGTATTAAATCTAAATCTTGACCTGGACCACATTGTTTTACAATTTTATCAATAATTAAAGAAATTTCATCTTTTAAAAATGCTCTACTAGCTAATAGAATTTTTGATATAGCTAAAATCTCACTTTTAGTTAAATTTATACTATCTTCTGAATAGCTTAATTGATATTTCTTTTTTCTTTTAATACGAATAAGCTCTCGACTTTTATCCTCATTATCAGCTAAGAAGTCTTTAATGCATTTTATATCTCTTTCAACAGTTCTAGTACTAACTCCATTTTCTTTAGCGTATTCTTCAACATCTATGTCATCATTTTTTAATAGTCTATTATATAGTTTTAATAGCCTCATATCTTTCATTGTTCTCACCTCAAAAAAATTATATCATATTTCTATGACAAATTTAGTCATAACTAAAAAATACAAGTTTTTTAATATTATATAATAAATTATAAGAAAAATATACACTAACTAATAATAATTGAAATAAATTTATGATTTCAAGAAAATAAAATATTTGAATAAACAAATTAATGAAAACCTTGACATTACATAACAGATGTAATATACTTTTATAAGGGGAGCTGTGTTTCTCTTAGAGTAAAAATTGAATGGAGGAGTTAATGAATAGACTAGAAGGAAAAATTGCAGTTGTTACTGGAAGTGCTAGAGGAATTGGAAGAGCTATTGTAGAAAAGCTTGCTGCTCATGGAGCAAAAATGGTTATATCTTGTGATATGGGTGAAAGTTCTTATGAACAAGCAAATGTTGTACATAAGATTTTAAATGTTACTGATAGAGAAGCTATAAAAACATTCGTAGACGAAGTTGAAAAAGAATATGGAAAAATAGATATTCTTGTAAATAATGCAGGAATAACTAAAGATGGACTACTTATGAGAATGACAGAAGATCAATGGGATGCAGTTATAAATGTAAACTTAAAAGGAGTTTTCAATATGACTCAAGCTGTTTCAAGATCTATGTTAAAAGCTAGAAAAGGTTCTATTATAACTTTATCATCTGTTGTTGGTTTACATGGAAATCCTGGACAAACTAACTATGCAGCAACAAAAGGTGGAGTAATAGCTATGTCTAAAACTTGGGCAAAAGAATTTGGTGCAAGAAATGTAAGAGCTAACTGTGTTGCTCCTGGATTTATTCAAACACCTATGACAGATGTATTACCAGAAGAAACAATAAAAGGAATGTTAGATGCAACTCCATTAGGAAGATTAGGACAAGTTGATGATATAGCAAATGCTGTTCTATTCCTAGCAAGTGATGAATCTGCATTCATAACAGGAGAAGTTATTTCTGTATCTGGTGGATTGATGCTTTAATTTTTTAATTTACAATTTTTAATTTACATATGATGTATGAAATTTTAAGGAGGAAGAAATGAGTAAGGTTTATGTAGTTGCAGCTAAAAGAACTGCTATCGGAAGTTTTTTAGGTACTTTATCACCTTTAAAACCTGGAGAATTAGGAGCTAAAGTAGTAAAAAATATTATTGAAGAAACAGGAATAGATCCTGCTAATATTGATGAAGTTATAGTAGGAAATGTTTTAAGTGCAGGACAAGCTCAAGGAGTAGGAAGACAAGTTGCTATAAAAGCAGGAATCCCTTATGAAGTTCCAGCTTATTCAATAAACATAATCTGTGGAAGTGGAATGAAATCAGTTATAACAGCTTTCTCTAATATAAAAGCTGGAGAAGCAGATCTTGTTATAGCAGGAGGAACTGAATCTATGTCAGGTGCAGGATTCATTTTACCTGGAACAGTAAGAGCTGGACATAAAATGGCAGATCTTACTATGAAAGATCACATGATATTAGATGCTTTAACAGATGCTTATCATAACATCCACATGGGAATTACTGCTGAAAACATAGCAGAAAAATATAATATCACAAGAGAAGAACAAGATGAATTTGCATTAGATTCTCAAAAGAAAGCTATAGCAGCTGTTGATTCTGGAAGATTCAAAGATGAAATAGTTCCAGTTGTTATACCTAACAAAAAAGGAGATATCACATTTGATACAGATGAATATCCAAACAGAAAAACTGATTTAGAAAAATTAGCTAAATTAAAACCTGCTTTCAAAAAAGATGGTTCAGTTACTGCAGGAAATGCTTCTGGATTAAATGACGGAGCTTCATTCCTATTATTAGCTTCTGAAGAAGCAGTTAAAAAATACAATTTAAAACCATTAGTTGAAATAGTTTCAACTGGTACAGGAGGAGTAGATCCTTTAATAATGGGTATGGGACCAGTTCCTGCAATCAGAAAAGCTTTAAAGAAAGCTGATCTAAAATTACAAGATATGCAATTAATAGAACTTAACGAAGCATTTGCTGCTCAATCTTTAGGAGTTATTAAAGAACTTTGTACAGAACACGGAGTAACTGCTGATTGGTTCAAAGATAAAACTAACGTAAATGGTGGAGCAATAGCTATAGGACACCCAGTTGGAGCTTCTGGTAACAGAATAACTGTTACATTAATTCATGAAATGAAGAAAACTGGAGTAGAATATGGACTAGCTTCTCTATGTATAGGTGGAGGAATGGGAACTGCTTTAGTTCTTAAAAATGTAAAATAGTTAAATTAAATAACTTATAGAAAGGACTATTGTTATCAATGGTCCTTTTATAATATAAAAATAGTGTTAATAGAAAGCTTCTATCAACACTATCTTTTATTTAAATAATTCAAAGGTATATCTTATATTTCAACACCATTTTTATAAGTTACTTCTTTTAAAAGATTTCCTTCAACATCATATTCTTTATAATTACCTTCTAATTTTCCTTTTTCATTGTAAAAACATTCTTTAAATAATTTTTCATTAGAATGATATTCTTTATAAGGTCCTTCCATGTGTCCATCTACAAAATTTACTTCAAGTTTAATTTTTCCATTAGGAAAATATTTAATATTTTTAGAAGTTGTTCCATCATTAACATAAACAGTTTCTCTCTTTAATATTCCATTAGGATAGAATTCTTTGTAATCTCCTACTTTTCTTCCATCAACAAGATTATATTCAGAATTTAATTTACCATCACTATAGAATGTTTGATATTTTCCATGTAAATTTCCATTCTTATAATTTTTAATGATTTCAACTTCACCATTCATATAATAAGATTTATAAACTCCCTCTCTTACACCATTTACATAATTTCTTTCTTCTTGTACAACTCCATTATCGTAAATTTTTACCCATAAACCTTCTTTTTTCCCATCTTTATTGTATTGGTTATTCATGATAAGAACCTCCTCATATAATTAAATTGTATAAATACCTCTTTTTAAAAGTATAACCTATATTTAAAAATAAATAAAGATTTTTTTATATTTTTTTTAAAATTTTTTCTTTTTTCGGTATTTTTGATATAATTTCAAATAATATGTAAGTTAGAAACTGATATAGATTTAAATATTTAAAAGCTTACTTATCTTTGCATTTCTATAGTAAACTTTAATCTATTAATTCCAGCTCTTAAAGCTTTTATTTTAAATTTACTTATTTTTATTGCAGCTAGGTCTTCATCTGTTAATTCTTGAATTTCAGATATATCTTTGTAAGTACTTGTAATTTTTTCTATATCTTTTTTAGTTAATTTACTTATTTTTTCTAATACTCTATACCCTCTTGCAGCTACCTTATTATCAAAAACACTAGAAGATTTAGTATAGCCTAGAGCTACTACTATATTTTCTATATCTAATAATTCAGCATCGGATAGAGTGTGTAAATATCTTCTTACAGATTCTGGTTTTGTATCAGTATCAAGATAATCTTTTAAGAAACCTTCTTCTTCATCATCTATATCCCAAATAAGTTCAGAAACTTGCATATTAACAAGTCTACCTCTAGCACCAAGTTCTAAAAGATATCTAGTTATTTCTTCACTAATTCTTCTAACCATTTCAAACCTTTGTAAAGTATTAGCAACATCAAGTACTGTTACTAAATCATCTAACTCAAGAATTGTTAGGTTATCAAGTGAACGATTTAAAACATATCTATAGCTTTCTAAGGTTTTTAAGACTTGTCCAACTTCTATATTTAATTCATCAAAGTTTTTAAGTCTATATTTTAGATTCCCTTTATATAGAGTAACATTCTTCTTTCTTTCAGAAATAGCTACAACTTCTCTTTTTAATTGTTTAGCTACTCTTTCAGCAGTTCTATGTCTAGTACCACTTTCTGTTGTAGTAAATGAAGTATCAGGTTGTATATGAACATTAGCATAAAGGATTTTTGAACAATCATCATTAATGATTATAGCTCCATCCATTTTTGACAATTCAAATATTTTTTCAGGAGTATAATCACAATTTATAGAAAAACCACCATCTTTAACTTTTTCAACTGCATCATCATAGCCTATTACTATTAAAGCTCCAATTCCAGCATCTAAAATATAGTCTATTCCTTCTCTAAGAGGGCTTCCAGGAGCAACTTTAATTATTATATCCATTAAATCTTGTTTAGTCATTTTTATTCATCCTTTCCAATAATTCATCTAAATTCTTTAAGTATATTATTTTTAACTTATACTTTTTCTTTTCAATTTCTTTTTGATTTGATTCAGGAACATAAACTCCTGTAAAGCCTAATTTTTCAAGTTCTTTTAATCTTCTCTCTAAGAAAAAGACTTTTCTGATTTCCCCTCTTAAGCCCAACTCTCCAATTGCTGCAATTTTCTGACTTATAGAAACCCCTTTATACACTGACAAAATAGAAATTAAGACAGCTAAATCTGCTGCTGGATCTTCTATTGCCAAACCTCCTGGAACATTGACAAATAAATCTTTCATGCCAAGAGGAAGATAAAGTTTCTTCTCAGCTATTGCTGTTAAAATTTGTATTCTATTTCTATCATAACCTTGAACAACTCTTCTTGGAATACCTACACCACTATCTGTTATAAGCGATTGTACCTCTAAAAGAAAGACCTTAGTTCCTTCTAAAATAGGAACAACCATACTTCCTATATTTTTTTCTTCTCTTTCACTTAAGAAGTATTCAGAGGAATTTTTTATTTCTTTCATTCCATTTTCTTCCATACTGAATACAGCAATTTCATTGGTTGATCCAAATCTATTTTTTTCACTTCTTAAGATTCTATAATAAAGTCCTTCATCACCTTCAAAGTTAAAAACAGCATCAACCATATGTTCAAGTAATTTAGGCCCTGCAACCTTACCATCTTTTGTTATATGCCCAACAATAAAGAATGATATATTGTATTTTTTAGCAATTTCAACAATTTTTAGAGTACATTCTCTTATTTGTGTAGGAGTTCCTGATATAGAATCCATACTTGAATTATACAATGTTTGTATAGAATCTACAATAACAACTTTTGGTTTTTTGCTTACAACATATTCATAGATGTTTAAAATATCCATTTCAGCCATAATATATATGCCATCTCCAGATATTTTTAATCTTTCACCTCTATTTTTTATCTGTGCTGGTGATTCTTCACCAGAGATATATAGAACATCACCATAATCTTTATATGAGTTAGCAACTTGTAAAAGTAAAGTGGACTTTCCGATTCCTGGATTACCTGTTACCAATACAACTTCACCTTTTAAGAGGCCTCCACCAAGTAATCTATCAAATTCTTCATACTTAGTTTTATATCTATCTTCTTTGTTGTACTCAACATCTTTAAATTCATAGACTTTTATATCTGAAGCTCTACTTGCAACTGAAACTGAAGATGTTGCTTTTTTTACATCTCTTGGCATTTCTTCAACTTCTTCAAAACTAGACCAAGCTCCACATTGTGGACACTTACCAGCCCATTTTACACTTTTGTACCCACACTCAGAACAATAATAAACACTTCCTTTTGCCATATTTATCCTCTATATTCTTTAGCTCTATTTAAAACTTCTTCAATAATTTTACCATCTACATAACCTTCTAAACTTTGATTATAAAAAGCTAGTTCTTTAACAAAAGTTGAACTTACATAGGTATATCTTTCAGATGTTGGAATAAAGACAGTATCCACTTCACCATTTGAAAGTTTTTTTATTTGCAAAAGAATAAGTCATTTCTTCTGAGAAATCTTTTACATCTCTTAAGCCTTTTATAAGAATACCACAAGAGTTTTTAGCCATAAAGTCTACAAGTAAGCCTGCATGTTCATCAACTTTTATATTTTCAGAACCTTCAAAAATTTTACTTATTAGATTTTTTCTTTCATCTAAATTGAACCAATAATTCTTTTTAGGGTTATTCATAACAACTACTATCAATTTATCTACGATTTTTAATGCTCTTTCAATTATATCTTGATGTCCCTTTGTAACAGGGTCAAAACTTCCAGCATATACAGCTATTTTCATTCTTACTCTCCATTAAAAATTTATTTTTTATCATATAAGTATTTAGTTTTTTCTGTAAGTATCCATTTTTTGCCATCATAAAGATAGTATTTCTTTTCTAAAATTAGATTGACACTATCTTCCTTCTCATCAATTATATGTCCTCTATCAATTACCTCATCTTTTTCAATTGATAAATCATACAAATATTCAGTTTTCTCATAATTTTTCCATAATTTTGTTTTAGTATTTAAATTCTCTGTTAAAATCTCAATATTATTTCCATTTTTATCAAACTTATATGTAAACTGTACTCCTGAACCATCATTAAAAAAAGCTTGTTGACGAATTAACTTCTTATTTTCATTATAGAAAAAATTTTGCTCATAATTTTTATACCATTTTTTCTCATCTTTATCCCAAGAATATTGAACCCCTTGTTCTATCATATCGTTTTTATATGTTTGAATAAAACGACGAGTATTTTCTAATTGTTTTGTTTCTTTATTTAGTTGTTGGGTAATCGTAACCTTTTTATTATTCACTTTATCAAACTCTGTGACAGTTTTATCTTGTTCTATCCATTCTCCATTTTCTAAAAATAAATCAGAATAAATTTCATTTCCTTTATTATCAGTATAATATTTTAATTTTTGTTTTGCTACCCAGTTATCCTCTTTTTTATAAATAACTGTTTCTTCTAATTCCCCTTCTTGATTATAAGTATAAATAGATTTAGATTCTAATTCCCATTTTTGTTTATTTTTATTCCAAGTATAAAGTTCAATAATATTATCTTTTTTATTTTTATTTAATAAAGTATATGTTTTAGTAGAAGGATTCCACTTTTTATTTTTAAAATTATAAATAATATAAGTTTCTGAATCATTTGTATTTTCCTTTTCATACTTCATATATTCAGTCCACTTATTTTCTTCAGCCATATAAGTCTCTTCTATTTTTTTATTTTTTTCATAAGTTGTAACAGACTTATAATCCTTATTCCAATTTCCTGTTGAAATATTATATTTAAATTTCTCTTTACTTAGTTCCTTGTTACCTTCTGCATCAAACTGGATAATTTCTTTAGTACCAAATGGATAATCACCTTTTTCAATATATAAAATTTCTAATTTTTTATCTTTTTCATCATAGTTTTGTGATAATGTAGTCGTGTAATTTTGTCCATCAACACTTATTGTTTTTTCAATACTTTTTAGTTCAATTTGTTGTGCTAATGAAACAACACTAAAAACTAGAAAAAATATTATTTTTTTAATCATTTTTCACTTCCTTTTAGGATTTAATTTAATCATATAATTCTATTCTATATCCTTCTTTGTAAAAACTACTATCTTCTACAAATTCAATTTTAGGATTGCTTATTAATTTTTTTAATTCTTTTATTATATCTTTTTTAGTTTTGACAACAATTTTATTTAAATCGTTATATTTGATTTGACTGTTCAAATCAGCCAAAAGATTTAAAATTATTCTATCTTTTGATAACAGATAACTTGTACCTTCACAATAGAGGCATTTTTCTCTATAGTAGAAACTAAGCTCTTTTCCCTGTCTTTTCCTTGTAAATTGAACCAATCCCAAATGTGAGAAGTCAAGAGAATTTATCTCCATTCTATCTTTTTTCAAATATCTTTTTAATTCTTCTAGAATTTTTTTTCTATCAGAAATTTTTTTCAAGTCTATAAAATCTATAATAATAATACCTGCTAAATTTCTTAATTTAATCTGTCTGGCTATCTCTTCACAGGCTTCTAAGTTTGTATTAAAAATCAAATTTTGTGAACTTTGATTTCCTGTATTCTGCCCTGTATTTACATCTATACTGACTAAAGCTTCAGTTTTTTCAATTACAATAGAGGCTCCACTTTCTAAATAGACCTTTCTATCTAAAGCTCTTTCTATTTGAGTATCTATCTTATAATAAGAAAAAATATCTTCATCTTTAAAGTATTTTTTTAATTTTTTAGTAGGTAATTTTTTTTATTTTCTTCTAAAGTATTTTTTATTTTGTTAAAACTATCCTCGTCATCTATTATAAATTCATCTATATTTTCGTCTAATAAAGTTAGAGCTTTTTTTAGAATACTATTATTATCATAGAGTAAGGTAGTATTTTTTTCTTTAAAATCTTTTTTTATTTGATTGTCAATCGCTTCTAATTTTTTATATTCTTCTAGTAAATTGTCAGAAGATTTTTCCACAGATTTAGTCCTCAATATAAGTCCTTTATCTATATTTAAAAATGTATCTTTAAGTTTTTTAACTATTTCTAAATCTTCAATTTTTTTTGAAATTGAGAGATTTTTTGAATTTGGAAGAAGGATTAAATTTTCTCCATTTATAGAATAATCAAGAGTTAAGCGAGCTCCCTTTCCATCTCTTGCCTCTGTTTCAACTTGAACTATCAAACTATCTGAAATATTAAATTTTGGGATATTTTTTTTGTTTTCAAAAGATAAAAAAGCATTTTTTTCTAAACCTATATCAACAAAAATTATTTCTCCTTTATTTAAAATATCTACAATTTTTCCCTTATAGATATTTCCTGAGATTTCTTTTTCTTTGTCTCTTTCAATATATATTTCTTCTAGTTTGTCATCTTCAAGCAAGGCAAGTTTAGCCTCATACGTATTTTTGGATAAAATCAGGCATTTACTCATTCAACTCTCCCTTTAATATCTCTTTTCTTTCATATTTTTTTGCATTTATTATAAGCTCATTTAGAGCTAAATTATTATTTATTGTTATTTTAAAATTGGGATAGAAAGTTTTTTTTGTACTAGCTTTCTGTCCCACTATTTTAGATATATTTCTTTCATTCACTTCTATATCTAGCTTTTTCTCTTTTTCATAAATCTTAGATAGAAAATTAAAATATATTTTATTTTCTACTAAATCTCTAAATGCTGGATGAAAAGGTCCTGAGATTATAACTCCATCAGCTGTTAAATCCTCAGCTGGTTGAAGTCCTACTCTTATTACATTTATATCTTTCAATTCTAATAATGAGTAGATAGGAACTGTTCTGTTAACAGCTTCTTCTAAAGTCAAAGAATTATAAAGATTTCTTTTATACATAAATTCAAGCTCTGTTCCCTTTATTACAAGAGTTGGATATATTCTTGCAATATCAGGATTTAAATCTAAACTTTTTACAGCTGACATTAAGTCACTTTTGAAGTCTGACTTAGGTAAACCTATCATAAGTTGGACTCCAAGAGTGAAGCCATATTTTTTTATTAAGTCACAAGATTTTTTTACAATTTCATAATTATAATGTCTGCCTGTGGCTTTTAAAACCTCATCATCTAATGATTGTATACCTAATTCAATGGTTTTAACACCATATTTTTTTAATTGAGTTAAGATTTCATCATCTATACATTCAGGTCTAGTTGATATTCTTACCCCTTCTACATCTGCATTGTCTATATATTTTTTTACAACTTCTAGATATTGTTTTTGTAGTTCCATTGATATGCCAGTAAAAGTTCCACCAAAAAATGCCACCTCTTTAATGGAATTTTTTGGAAGAGTTTTTAAATAGCTATCTATAATATTTTTTAAGTCATCTAAACTAACATCAGTTTCTCTTCCATTTATCTTTTTTTGATTGCAAAATACACAGGCATTAGGGCAACCAAAATGACTAATAAACACTGGAATATTATAATGCTTCATGGTATTTAACTCCCAACTTTACACATAAGGCCTTAGCTGATAATTGTTCAGCTTTTTTCTTATTCTTAGCAATAGCCTTTTCTTTATATTTTCCTACTACAACTTGAATTTCAAATTCTTTCATATGGTCAGGCCCTTTTTCAGAGATAAGTTCATATGTAGGAACAGTTTTGAAATTCTTTTGTACATATTCTTGTAGTATACTTTTAAAATCTAAAATATCTTCATCTTCTTCTATATGAGTTATATATTGCTCTATATGATTTAGAGCAAAGCTTCTAGCATCTTCTAAATTAGAGTCCATATATACAGCACCTAATACAGCTTCAAATGCATCAGCAAGTATAGATTCTCTATTTCTACCACCAGATAGGATTTCTCCCTTACTTAGCATTAAAAACTTTCCTAAGCCGATTTGACGAGATATTTTTGCAAGTATAGGTTCACTAACTATCATAGCTTTTAATTTCGCTATAGTACCTTCAGAAGCACTCTTATAATTTCTATATAAATACTCAGCAACAATAAGATCTAGAACTGCATCACCTAGCAGTTCTAGTCTTTCATTGTTTTGATTTTTATATTCTTTTTTTTCGTTTCCTAGTGATTTATGAAGAAGAGCAGTTTTTAATAAATTTCTATTATTAAAGTAATAATTTAGTTTATGTTCTAAATCTAATAGATTTTTCATTTCTCTTCCTCTTTTTATTTTTCAAATTTTTTCATAACTATAACAGAGTTATGTCCGCCAAAACCTAAAGAGTTAGACATAGCAACTTTAACATCTGTTTTTATAGCTTGGTTAGGAACGTAATTTAAATCACATTCTTCTTCTGTTTCATGTAAATTGATTGTTGGAGGAATTACTCCATCAGCTATAGCTTTTGCTATGATAACCCCTTCAATACCTCCAGCAGCACCTAGACCATGTCCTGTTGCTCCCTTAGTTGAAGATATGTATAAATCTTTAGCTTTATCACCAAATAAAGCTTTAATAGCTCTTGTTTCTACAACGTCATTTGTAGGAGTAGAAGTTCCATGAGCATTGATGTATGTAACATCATCAAGAGATAAATTAGCATCTTTTAGAGCTATTCTCATAGCTTTTGTAGCTCCTTCTCCTGTTTCTATTGGTGCAGTGATATGGTTTGCATCACAAGTTTCTCCATATCCAACCATTTCTGCATAGATTTTTGCTCCTCTAGCTAAAGCACTTTCTAATTCTTCTAATATTAAAATTCCAGCTCCTTCTCCCATTACAAATCCATCTCTATCTTTTGAGAATGG
This genomic interval carries:
- the rnc gene encoding ribonuclease III; its protein translation is MKNLLDLEHKLNYYFNNRNLLKTALLHKSLGNEKKEYKNQNNERLELLGDAVLDLIVAEYLYRNYKSASEGTIAKLKAMIVSEPILAKISRQIGLGKFLMLSKGEILSGGRNRESILADAFEAVLGAVYMDSNLEDARSFALNHIEQYITHIEEDEDILDFKSILQEYVQKNFKTVPTYELISEKGPDHMKEFEIQVVVGKYKEKAIAKNKKKAEQLSAKALCVKLGVKYHEAL